The proteins below are encoded in one region of Ciconia boyciana chromosome 31, ASM3463844v1, whole genome shotgun sequence:
- the SMARCA4 gene encoding transcription activator BRG1 isoform X9, with protein MSTPDPPMGGTPRPGPSPGPGPSPGAMLGPSPGPSPGSAHSMMGPSPGPPSAGHPLPPQGPGGYAQDNMHQMHKPMDSMHEKGITDDPRYSQMKGMGMRPGGHAGMGPPPSPMDQHSQGYPSPLGGSEHASSPVPANGPSSGPQMSSGPGGVPLDGTDPQALGQQNRGPTPFNQNQLHQLRAQIMAYKMLARGQPLPDHLQMAVQGKRPMPGMQQQMPTLPPPSVSGTGPVQGPVQGPGPGPTPPNYNRPHGIGGPNMPPPGPSGVPPGMPGQPPGGPPKPWPEGPMANAAAPTSTPQKLIPPQPTGRPSPAPPAVPPAASPVMPPQTQSPGQPAQPAPMVQLHQKQNRITPIQKPRGLDPVEILQEREYRLQARIAHRIQELENLPGSLAGDLRTKATIELKALRLLNFQRQLRQEVVVCMRRDTALETALNAKAYKRSKRQSLREARITEKLEKQQKIEQERKRRQKHQEYLNSILQHAKDFKEYHRSVTGKIQKLTKAVATYHANTEREQKKENERIEKERMRRLMAEDEEGYRKLIDQKKDKRLAYLLQQTDEYVANLTELVRQHKAAQVAKEKKKKKKKKKAENAEGQTPAIGPDGEPLDETSQMSDLPVKVIHVESGKILTGTDAPKAGQLEAWLEMNPGYEVAPRSDSEESGSEEEEEEEEEEQPQPAQPALPVEEKKKIPDPDSDDVSEVDARHIIENAKQDVDDEYGVSQALARGLQSYYAVAHAVTERVDKQSTLMVNGVLKQYQIKGLEWLVSLYNNNLNGILADEMGLGKTIQTIALITYLMEHKRINGPFLIIVPLSTLSNWAYEFDKWAPSVVKVSYKGSPAARRAFVPQLRSGKFNVLLTTYEYIIKDKHILAKIRWKYMIVDEGHRMKNHHCKLTQVLNTHYVAPRRLLLTGTPLQNKLPELWALLNFLLPTIFKSCSTFEQWFNAPFAMTGEKVDLNEEETILIIRRLHKVLRPFLLRRLKKEVEAQLPEKVEYVIKCDMSALQRVLYRHMQAKGVLLTDGSEKDKKGKGGTKTLMNTIMQLRKICNHPYMFQHIEESFSEHLGFTGGIVQGLDLYRASGKFELLDRILPKLRATNHKVLLFCQMTSLMTIMEDYFAYRGFKYLRLDGTTKAEDRGMLLKTFNEPGSEYFIFLLSTRAGGLGLNLQSADTVIIFDSDWNPHQDLQAQDRAHRIGQQNEVRVLRLCTVNSVEEKILAAAKYKLNVDQKVIQAGMFDQKSSSHERRAFLQAILEHEEQDENRYSAGSGSGSASFPHTASTLCLNAELEEPPLKEEDEVPDDETVNQMIARHEEEFDLFMVSMAQAAEEEWCPLFFRVAAKTVSLTESSRECLTKP; from the exons ATGTCGACTCCGGATCCTCCGATGGGAGGAACGCCTCGCCCGGGGCCCTCTCCGGGGCCGGGCCCCTCTCCGGGCGCCATGCTGGGACCCAGCCCGGGACCCTCTCCCGGCTCTGCACACAGTATGATGGGACCCAGCCCCGGACCACCCTCGGCAGGACACCCGCTGCCGCCTCAGGGGCCGGGGGGCTACGCTCAGGACAACATGCATCAGATGCACAAG cccatggactCCATGCATGAGAAGGGAATAACCGACGATCCTCGCTACAGCCAGATGAAAGGGATGGGAATGCGGCCCGGCGGGCACGCGGGAATGGGTCCTCCTCCGAGCCCGATGGATCAACACTCTCAAG GTTACCCTTCTCCGCTCGGCGGCTCCGAGCACGCCTCGAGTCCGGTTCCGGCTAACGGTCCGTCCTCTGGCCCTCAGATGTCCTCTGGCCCCGGCGGAGTCCCCTTGGATGGCACTGACCCCCAAGCGCTGGGGCAGCAGAACCGGGGCCCGACCCCTTTTAACCAGAACCAGCTGCACCAGCTGAGAGCTCAGATCATGGCCTACAAGATGCTGGCCAGAGGCCAGCCTCTCCCTGACCACCTTCAGATGGCGGTGCAGGGGAAGCGACCCATGCCTGGAATGCAGCAGCAAATGCCGACACTACCTCCGCCCTCCGTGTCCGGGACAGGACCCGTGCAAGGACCAGTGCAAGGGCCTGGACCGGGACCGACACCTCCAAACTATAACAGACCTCACG GTATAGGAGGGCCTAACATGCCCCCTCCCGGACCCTCAGGAGTTCCCCCAGGAATGCCTGGGCAACCCCCCGGCGGCCCCCCCAAGCCCTGGCCGGAAG GACCAATGGCAAATGCTGCAGCCCCCACTAGCACACCTCAGAAACTGATTCCTCCCCAGCCCACCGGCCGGCCCTCGCCAGCCCCCCCGGCGGTGCCTCCCGCGGCGTCGCCCGTGATGCCGCCCCAGACGCAGTCTCCCGGGCAGCCGGCCCAGCCGGCCCCCATGGTGCAGCTCCACCAGAAGCAGAACCGGATCACGCCCATCCAGAAACCCAGAGGACTCGACCCGGTGGAAATCCTGCAGGAGAGGGAGTACAG gctGCAAGCTCGCATCGCTCACAGAATCCAAGAGCTGGAAAACCTTCCTGGCTCCCTGGCTGGTGACCTGAGAACCAAAGCTACCATTGAACTTAAAGCACTAAGGCTGCTTAATTTTCAGCGACAG CTGCGTCAGGAAGTCGTGGTGTGCATGAGGCGAGACACAGCCTTGGAAACGGCCCTGAACGCCAAGGCGTACAAGCGCAGCAAGCGGCAGTCCCTGCGCGAGGCTCGCATCACCgagaagctggagaagcagcagaagattGAGCAAGAACGGAAACGCAGGCAGAAGCACCAG gAATACCTCAATAGCATTCTCCAGCACGCTAAAGATTTCAAGGAATACCATCGCTCCGTCACAGGCAAAATTCAAAAGCTGACCAAGGCGGTGGCTACTTACCACGCCAACACGGAGCGCgagcagaagaaggaaaacgAGAGGATCGAGAAGGAGAGAATGCGCCGTCTGATG GCTGAAGATGAGGAAGGGTACCGCAAACTCATCGATCAGAAGAAGGACAAGCGCTTGGcctacctgctgcagcagacGGACGAGTACGTAGCCAACCTGACGGAGCTGGTGCGGCAGCACAAGGCCGCGCAGGTGGccaaggagaagaagaagaaaaagaaaaagaag aAGGCAGAGAATGCGGAAGGGCAGACTCCGGCGATCGGACCAGATGGCGAA CCACTGGACGAGACGAGCCAAATGAGCGATCTCCCTGTCAAAGTGATCCACGTGGAGAGCGGCAAGATCCTCACCGGCACCGATGCCCCGAAGGCGGGGCAGCTGGAAGCCTGGCTGGAGATGAACCCCGG aTATGAAGTAGCTCCAAGATCTGACAGTGAAGAAAGTGggtcagaagaggaggaggag gaggaggaagaggagcaacCGCAACCTgctcagcctgccctgcctgtggaggagaagaaaaagatccCCGATCCAGACAGCGACGATGTCTCAGAAGTGGATGCCAGACACATTATCGA GAATGCTAAGCAAGACGTTGATGATGAATACGGGGTGTCTCAAGCGCTGGCGAGGGGCCTGCAGTCGTACTACGCCGTGGCCCACGCCGTCACCGAGAGGGTGGACAAGCAGTCCACGCTGATGGTCAACGGGGTCCTCAAGCAGTACCAG ATCAAAGGTCTGGAGTGGCTGGTGTCCCTCTACAACAACAACCTGAACGGCATCCTGGCAGATGAAATGGGTCTGGGCAAAACCATCCAGACCATCGCTTTAATCACATACCTCATGGAGCACAAACGGATCAACGGACCCTTCCTCATTATCGTACCTCTCTC aactctGTCGAATTGGGCGTATGAGTTTGACAAATGGGCTCCTTCTGTGGTGAAGGTCTCGTACAAG GGCTCTCCAGCAGCAAGACGGGCATTCGTACCTCAGCTCCGAAGCGGGAAATTCAATGTCTTGCTCACTACTTATGAATATATCATCAAAGATAAGCACATCCTGGCCAAG ATCCGCTGGAAGTACATGATCGTGGACGAGGGCCACAGAATGAAGAACCACCACTGCAAACTCACCCAGGTCCTCAACACGCACTACGTGGCCCCGCGCCGTCTGCTGCTGACGGGAACCCCGCTGCAGAACAAGCTCCCGGAGCTGTGGGCCCTGCTCAATTTCCTCCTGCCCACCATCTTCAAGAGCTGTAGCACATTCGAGCAGTGGTTTAACGCTCCTTTCGCCATGACGGGAGAAAAG GTGGACCTGAACGAAGAAGAAACCATCCTGATCATTCGGCGCTTGCACAAAGTGCTGCGCCCCTTCCTGCTGCGGAGGCTGAAGAAGGAAGTAGAAGCGCAGCTGCCTGAAAAG GTGGAGTACGTGATCAAGTGTGACATGTCCGCTCTGCAGAGGGTCCTCTACAGGCACATGCAGGCCAAGGGGGTGCTCCTCACGGACGGCTCCGAGAAGGACAAAAAG GGTAAAGGCGGTACGAAAACCTTAATGAACACGATCATGCAGCTGCGGAAGATCTGCAACCACCCCTACATGTTTCAGCATATAGAG GAATCCTTTTCTGAGCACTTGGGGTTCACGGGAGGTATCGTGCAAGG aCTGGATTTGTACCGTGCCTCAGGCAAATTTGAGCTCCTCGACAGAATTCTCCCCAAACTACGAGCCACCAACCACAAGGTGCTGCTCTTCTGCCAGATGACCTCCCTCATGACCATCATGGAAGATTATTTTGCTTACCGCGGATTCAAATACCTCAGGCTGGACG GCACCACTAAAGCGGAAGACCGGGGCATGTTGTTAAAGACTTTCAATGAGCCAGGCTCCGAgtacttcatttttttgctgagcACTCGGGCTGGTGGGCTGGGTCTGAACCTCCAGTCTGCCGATACTGTGATTATCTTTGACAGCGACTGGAACCCTCACcag GACCTGCAGGCGCAAGACCGAGCGCACCGCATCGGGCAGCAGAACGAAGTGCGCGTTCTCCGGCTCTGCACCGTCAACAGCGTGGAGGAGAAGATCCTTGCCGCCGCCAAATACAAGCTGAATGTTGATCAGAAGGTTATCCAAGCCGGCATGTTTGACCAGAAGTCCTCGAGCCACGAGCGAAGAGCCTTCCTCCAGGCTATCTTGGAGCACGAGGAGCAGGACGAG AACAGATACAGCGCGGGCAGCGGCAGTGGCAGTGCAAGCTTCCCCCACACTGCCTCAACCCTGTGCCTGAACGCTGAGTTGGAGGAACCACCTCTAAAG GAAGAAGACGAAGTTCCCGATGACGAAACGGTCAACCAGATGATTGCGCGGCACGAAGAGGAGTTTGACCTTTTCATGGTGAGCATGGCACAGGCTGCGGAGGAGGAGTGGTGCCCGCTGTTCTTCCGAGTAGCAGCTAAAACGGTCTCTCTAACAGAAAGCAGCCGAGAGTGCTTAACGAAGCCGTGA